A genomic region of Metopolophium dirhodum isolate CAU chromosome 1, ASM1992520v1, whole genome shotgun sequence contains the following coding sequences:
- the LOC132934894 gene encoding uncharacterized protein LOC132934894 codes for MQTIGKADNKMDFPLNWTDILLKSISGKTNYTIDVKIGTKRIATNQDLRDNTKKRRKQSNPTRISSNEENAKNGSDRTILFCNRNKTELNNSKEETDLKLTCPQYHSASLPLNLTISENQKLSPNEVQEMHFSNDVQLKNDSFTEISNNLSSSYQTFMKEMPYIDKKDNYSIESSTCMMSFSKHQPCTSATNVGPTSIQIFNPEAFCDQCNKEFCNKYFLKTHKANKHGVFSDSHSNSSSLDQLDRIKISTLPTTCDFSSNINDNYIGASTSSLFKSPVLFSQSSVNSNTYVSKNIFNNQTRAFCSICQKEFCNKYFVRRHKAKIHGITDDGDYKINDDVPLNFKTNVEIKNEFLDFGVTDSCDKDVESVSPSLYANKSISEISKTHEKLFLKDTQPSVDNEEELVMKYTTVETPHNNIKVEDTDDERNVTYINKLNNKLCNVNERHSSELTSNLSHIINTHNEKAVIQIDFSKVNAKGMNQQPTEFKTNTNTPINLMTNNSVNGISTNNNNGKKINILNNYLPATITIVENENKIDKNIETDESKIELMSKSKLLTLHNLFFKFNGNSLENMSTCYVCNMKINGSLKAHIFNEHENIVHELMNETLESNENVRIEHSCHECHQIFNSDALLKEHVEQGECNIKEICRASASSKNSAETEEYINHHTKDLGERKQTMLSSFCKICNKELCNKYFMKTHMQRMHGISIQNGNHIGGVVCDICNKELCSKYFLRVHKQNSHGIVENGSCQKYWTDSMTENGQLSDEPDNGHRYYKHYTEVCNICLRRFRSSKWLSAHLLNDHGSEGKTQWKHIQNHMEEEKQNVQSTSELNASLKATESPKQNPVEEKNIICDEMKQYRCSYCSFTTSILSFLFVHEKFHLTDNKTTKDMPLTCPTCSVAFQNKTQLENHFTHCHFNSDAGNSPVPYAISHSPDNTHVTLNVNEDLSTDKSLDNNGNDVFTDKHGTSIKPRQTENVSSSIGKNHRIPESNHEPFIMQSFFLENCSVSPSVKKELSGRSDSFHSSLVYLPVKEKLTSTVNVFFKLTPT; via the coding sequence ATGCAGACAATCGGTAAAGCAGATAATAAAATGGATTTTCCTTTGAATTggactgatatattattaaaatcaatatcagGTAAGACAAACTATACTATAGATGTAAAAATAGGAACTAAACGCATTGCAACAAACCAAGATCTAAGAgataatacaaaaaaacgacgTAAACAATCAAATCCTACAAGGATATCTTCCAATGAAGAAAATGCCAAAAATGGAAGCgacagaacaatattattttgtaacagaAATAAAACCGAACTGAATAACAGTAAAGAAGAGacagatttaaaattaacttgtcCCCAATATCATTCGGCTTCTTTACCACTGAATCTGACTATATCTGAAAACCAAAAACTTTCACCAAATGAAGTACAAGAAATGCACTTTTCTAACGACGTACAACTGAAAAATGACTCATTTACTGAAATCTCCAATAACTTAAGTTCTTCTTATCAAACATTTATGAAAGAAATGCCATATATCGATAAGAAAGACAACTATTCGATTGAATCTTCAACTTGTATGATGTCTTTTTCTAAACACCAACCATGCACCTCAGCCACAAATGTTGGGCCGACttctattcaaatattcaatccAGAAGCTTTTTGCGATCAATGTAACAAAGAATtttgtaacaaatattttttaaaaacgcacAAGGCTAATAAGCATGGTGTTTTCAGTGACAGCCATTCAAACAGTTCCAGTTTAGATCAGTTGGatagaattaaaatatcaacattaCCTACGACTTGCGATTTTTCATCAAacattaatgataattatattggcGCTTCAACATCGTCATTGTTTAAAAGTCCTGTATTGTTTTCTCAGTCATCGGTAAATTCAAACACATatgtatcaaaaaatatatttaataatcaaacaCGGGCGTTTTGCAGTATATGCCAGAAAGAATtttgtaacaaatattttgttaggAGACATAAAGCTAAAATTCATGGAATAACCGACGATGGAGACTACAAGATAAATGATGATGTCCCTTtgaactttaaaacaaatgtagagataaaaaatgaatttttagattttggaGTCACCGATTCATGTGATAAAGATGTTGAATCAGTATCACCTTCTCTTTATGCCAACAAATCCATATCTGAAATTTCAAAAACACatgaaaaattattcttaaaagaCACTCAACCATCAGTGGATAATGAAGAAGAACTTGTGATGAAATATACTACAGTTGAAACCccacataataacataaaagtTGAGGATACAGATGATGAGCGAAATGTGACCtacatcaataaattaaataataaactgtgTAATGTAAACGAACGTCATAGTAGTGAACTAACAAGTAATTTAagtcatataataaatacacataatgAAAAGGCAGTTATtcaaattgatttttcaaaagTGAACGCTAAAGGTATGAATCAGCAGCCCACTGAATTTAAGACTAATACTAACACCCCCATTAACTTGATGACAAATAATAGTGTTAATGGTATTTCGACGAACAATAATAAtgggaaaaaaattaacatcttAAATAATTACCTTCCAGCTACCATAACAAttgttgaaaatgaaaataaaattgataaaaatattgaaacagatgaatctaaaattgaattgaTGAGCAAAAGCAAGTTACTTACAttacacaatttgttttttaaatttaatggaaATTCGTTAGAGAATATGTCAACATGTTATGTATGCAACATGAAAATTAATGGATCATTAAAAGCGCATATTTTCAATGAACATGAAAACATCGTTCATGAACtaatgaatgaaactttagagTCTAATGAGAATGTACGTATTGAACACTCGTGTCATGAATgccatcaaatatttaattctgATGCATTGTTAAAAGAACATGTTGAGCAAGGTGAGTGTAACATCAAAGAAATATGTAGGGCGTCGGCTAGTAGTAAAAATTCCGCAGAAACCGAGGAATACATTAATCATCATACTAAAGACTTGGGTGAAAGAAAGCAGACCATGTTAAGTAGTTTTTGCAAAATATGTAACAAAGAATTGTGTAATAAGTATTTCATGAAAACTCATATGCAACGGATGCACGGTATATCGATTCAAAATGGTAATCATATTGGAGGAGTAGTATGTGATATATGTAACAAAGAACTTTGCAGTAAATATTTTCTACGAGTACACAAACAGAACTCGCATGGTATTGTTGAAAATGGATCTTGCCAAAAATATTGGACGGATTCGATGACTGAGAATGGACAACTGTCTGATGAACCTGATAATGGTCATAGATATTACAAGCACTATACCGAAGTGTGCAATATATGTCTTAGACGATTCAGAAGTTCGAAGTGGTTGAGTGCTCATTTATTGAACGATCATGGTTCTGAGGGAAAAACCCAATGGAAGCACATACAGAATCATATGgaagaagaaaaacaaaatgtgcAATCTACCAGCGAGTTGAACGCGAGCTTAAAAGCAACTGAAAGTCCTAAACAAAATCCAGtcgaggaaaaaaatataatatgcgatgAGATGAAACAGTATCGTTGTTCATACTGTTCGTTCACCACGTCTATTTTGTCGTTTCTTTTCGTACATGAAAAATTTCATCTCACTGATAATAAAACCACGAAGGACATGCCGTTAACATGTCCCACCTGCAGCGTGGCGTTTCAAAACAAGACACAGTTGGAAAATCATTTTACACATTGTCATTTCAACTCCGATGCTGGGAATTCACCCGTTCCGTACGCTATTTCACATTCACCCGATAACACGCACGTAACACTCAACGTCAATGAAGATTTGTCAACAGACAAGTCGTTGGACAATAACGGAAATGACGTATTCACCGACAAACATGGAACATCGATTAAGCCTCGTCAAACAGAAAATGTATCGTCGTCTATAGGAAAAAACCACCGTATTCCTGAATCAAATCACGAGCCGTTTATAATGCAGTCGTTTTTCCTCGAAAACTGTTCAGTATCTCCGTCGGTCAAGAAGGAGCTGAGTGGTCGCAGTGATTCGTTTCATTCGTCTCTAGTCTACTTACCAGTCAAGGAAAAGTTAACGTCAACTGTTAATGTTTTCTTCAAGCTAACCCCAACATAA